GCTTCTTGAGTGCGTTCACATCTGTATTtggagctgtccacttgtgatctgATGaactgagacagatgttaatgccaggtctgaacagggccacaGATTCTTCCTTCTCAGAGTGTTTTATTAGAATAACTTAGAGGCGTGACGAGATCATAGCGTCCATTCATTTAGAAAACAAGTCATATTAAGAGTTGTCCAATATACGCCTGGTTGACAAATTCATAAGAAACTGAAAttatgcaaaagaaaatgttgaatcCCTGCACATTATCAGTACTGCAACCTTGCATTTTTAGGAAACTTTGAATgatttttccccccaaaaaaagagcTCACAGCGGGGTGAGAATTCAACACTTTATATTAGTaaaaaaaagcctaaaaaaCAATATTGGCTTTCGTATTCTTCTGCTCCTTTTGGGTGTTCCCTGCATCATATTGGGGACAAATTATGGGACACTAAACATAATATTAGAGGAAACTTTATATTTAAGGAAACCTGTAGTTAAAAGTTTCAGAGCACAGCTATCCTCTTGTCAAACATTTTTGAGTTGCTTTGCTCATTACTGAAGCCAaagtgttgtatgttgtatgtaatATCACActtattactgtatttttctctctttcaccacAGGATGACATGAGCGACTCCCTGCGAGACTACACCAACCTCCCAGAAGCAGCGCCTCTGCTCACTATCCTGGACATGTCGGCCCGCGCCAAGTATGTCCGCGACGTCGAAGAGATCACGCCGGCCGTAGTGGAGCAATTTGTCAGCGACTTCCTGGCTGAAAAGCTCAAACCAGAGCCCATCTAAAGAGGACGTCCAAATATAAATCGGATATACTATGTTGGGGCTCACTCCATCATCGACCCCTGACCTGTTGCTACGCCCCTCACCCTTCCCAGTCCTCCCACTAtctctctcacctctcctcctgacCTTGTCAGACTGTTAGAGAGATGTCTCactttttactgacattttaacatttttttagaCATGTTCCTCTTTTCATGGagtcctctctttctcctgtggTGCCTTGCATTGACTATAGTCCCTACAGTAATATATATGGAGATTCTGTTGGTTTTTTTGGCCTCAAGaaaagtatttgtatttttttttttttttttttttcaaacaatagCATTTCTGAATTCTAGAGAAAACCAGAGAATTACCCAGTGGACCTACTTATTCAGCTGattctttgctttctttgtgTCTTGTCTGCAAGATCCTTGTTACTTTTGGTTTCTGAATGATGTTGAGAGAgaacaaaatgcatttttacagTTGTAATTCACATGTATACTTAGTGCAAATGTGGTAAACCTCAGTTGGATGTAGCCGTAAGCAAAAACAGTATGACAggtgcacatacagtaaagaTCACATTATACTTGCTTGTAACAGAACAATGACTGATGTTTTAAAACTCCTGTGTCTTGTGGTGTGTTATGATGTGAGTGAAAGTCATCTCTAGCCAGTCGTTATGGTGGTTCTCATCTCATAGTCATTATGAAGGACTTTCTGTGAAGGTCCTCTGATGAAAAGGCCGGTTTAGTCCTGAAGGCACAAAATAGCATTTGAAAAAGTGTTGAATGTATAAATCCCTATATTCTGTTACTTCAGTCATGACTTCTCACACCCATTAAAATTTCACTGGCAAGCACAAAGCTCTGTTCCTGTTAAGTTCTACCAATAAAGTTAGCTTGTGGAtatgtaaaatacacacaatgcaAGTATTTCAGTAATACTCATGGTCTCAAAGGAACTTAATGCAAATTTTGCATTTATTGTCAGAGACAGTATGCAGAttgatttttgttcatttataaaCTCCAGGTGGAATGGAGACTTTTGACCTCACACTCGAGTGTCGTGAGTTCTGCATATTTGCAGACATTGTTGCTGCAAGGACTGACACTGTGAGTCTTGTCCTTTCCAGCGTGAATCTAATAAGTGCATGCATCTATTTAAGGCTTGTAGGAAGTGGGTAATGGGTGTGCttatgttctttttcttttcattaaagtGAGGGTAGTGTTTTTTTGGAGAGTAAGGAGAAGAGGGATTTATAGCTTTCTCCAGCCTCCTTTTGTGAGATTTATTGTGTAAGAAAAACTCAAATTTACGTCAAAAGATAGCTTTTGTGTGGTAAAACAGGTGCTTTTTGGCCATAAGCAGAGCACAACAGTCCTACTCGCCTCTTTCAGACATTAATCCAATCACACCCAGTAAGACTGCTGCATCACTGTCAACGTGGCACAAGTCTGAACTGAATGCTGTTAGATTAACatgaaagctgcagcagcacaaggtACCACATGCACAAAAAGAGAGAACTGTGTCTTAAAGCTCCTTCTGAAATCACTCTATAAACTGCATGTCTCAATTATCATCtcttatgcaaaaaaaaaacagtttaacacATTGGGAAACACTTTCAAACAGacaatttaaagtttttatggATATTTTTCTCGCATCACATCAAactattaaaacagaaatacgTACGAGCAAGTAACGGGTGATAATCTGAGCAATGGTCTGTCCCTATATTCTAAATTCTGGGGCTCTTTCTGTAAATGTGCCGTCGTGTTTGAATAAAGCCTTAAGTAGAGCTGTTACGTATTTCAAGTCTAAGAAGAGCTTTCTGTATTCAGGCTTTAGAACAGCAGCTGTTCCTGTTCTTTTTTCAATATTCGAGTGGCTGTATTTTTCACTATTCTGTTTTACTTGCCGTTAATATTCTTTGGAGACACTGGAGGGATGGTATTGCAGCTGTTGTCAAAGGGAGAGTGGAACAACCATGGGTAAGGCTTTGCTTTTttcataaaattaaatataaggCAAGAcgagtttatttgtatagcacatcatacacagaggtcattcagtgtgcttaacagaaataaaagaagcgTAAAGAGTCAGCCTCCACTCCCTACCCTGATAACTCTCACACAGTCCCTTAACATTTCCTATATTGAGTTCAGGAGCATTTTTCAAGCCAACACAGGCAGGAGAAAATGACATCAGGCAATCAGTCAACTATTTGATTCAGtaatttttcaatcaaaaatgCCACATTCTCTGGTTTTGTCAGGATTTACAGATTTCTTTGTCATCTATGGTAGTGCACTGAAAATCCTTTAGTTTGGGCTGATGCTTTTCTGATTAATTGAGAGAATCATCAGATTACTTGATCATGAAATAATTTAGCTgtagtcatttaaaaaaaaaaaacaaaaaaaaaaacttcacttcacttgacatgaattcaaacaaacactttGCAATTCCTGATTTAAATTGTGAGTTTTATTACAAGAGAAAGAGGGTGTGTGTCACACTGATGTTTAGAGGGAACATCATGAAAACTGCCCCTCAACTTTAGATTTCCATTTCCTTCCAGATGTTTGCATCAATTGTAACAGCTGTTTCCTGCCCTCAAACAAAAGGATACTGGCTGCCATGGCTGAATTCAAGCTGTCCACATCAGGAACGACAGGAATAAAGAGCCTGTAACCGGCGGTTTTCTCAGCCAACTGGACTGACTCTAGACTGAGACCGTGTGTCTCACCACCTATCACAAGAGCAGTGGGACTCTGAGCCCAGCTCTCATGGTATAGCTTGGTGTCCACTATGGGGAGTGAAAGTCCCTCATCCTCAGAGTCAAAGTCAGAGTCAGCATCATAGTCCTCGTAGCGCACGTTACTATGACTACGCCTTGTGCTGACCCAGCCGTAGTCTCCTGCTTTGGAAGGTTTGTGGGACATATTAACTTGCAAATCTTCTGTTTCTCTACTTCTGTCAGGgccacagctgctgtcagccaCGTGGACAGTCACAGGTTTAGGGAGATGATTCTGGATTTTATCCCAGTCCAGGCTGGGATAGATGGGAAGGCGGAAATGGGCGCCCATTGCTGCACGCAGAACTTTCGGCTCCCAAGCATCAACACAGCCTGttgatggaaaaataaagaaacgtGAAAAATTactagcacagaaaaaaaaagccattttctgGGGGTGGGGTGCACTGAAAACATCATCTAACCTACCCTTGGTGAGCATGACGTTATggcatccagcagcagctgcacatcGCAGCATAGTCCCAAGGTTGCCTGGGTCTCGGATGTTGTCGCATATCAGGGACAGTGGCACTGAATGATCTGTATTTGTAAAGTTTAACCGTGATGGGTCCGGACGAGAAAATATGGCTGCAGAGGAAGGGATAAAAGTGAGCAACAACTCAGAGTGTCTGTCTTTCAGAatgaactaaaacaaaacatgtgacTCTTACCGATCACTCCCTGTGGAGCCACAAGGTCAGACCAGATCTTGATGTCCTCAAACTTGACTTTGACTAGCGTGGCCCTTTTCAGCTTGTTGAGGGGTAGCTCTCGGAGCCGATCCACTGTACTGAAGAACACCATCTGTGGGTTGGCACCAGCATTCAGGGCATCACAGATCAAACGCTTGCCCTCCAGGAGGATTTTACCCTGGTGCTCTCGAAATGTCCTAGAACGAGCAACGCTCACTAACCTCCTGCAGTAGAGACGAGAAGCGAGAGAAAGTTTAGTGAGAAGGACTGTAtgcagtgtgaacatgaataACTATCATAATTATAAAGGGGGCAAATTTTGAATCAAATCTGGCACTACCTGAGTAAACAAGACTATGTATCTCAAGACTATTGAGCTTTTAGGTTCAGTACCCAGTCAGGATGAGTCAGTGTTTCCTATATATTATATGactggattattattactgatgcattaatgtatAGGAAGTATTTTCATGCTGCAGcaggttgaggtggagctaattttacTATGGGACATACTGCTGGGTATTTTAACCTAAAACAATACATCATATTTTACAGGCTGATTACATGACATGTTAACCAAGGTTGGATTACCTGGATTgagctcttttgtttttaagttgttttttatcaaattgcttaatttttttctgtgtgtcaacTATTTAACACTCAGAAAACCTTGGGCAAGGTCATGTGATTCCATCATAGGTAAACTGTAGGCTGCAatgaacaattattttcattatcaatacatcTGACAGCTATTATATTTAATGACTGAGTGATTGTTCAGTGAATATAATGCCAGTAAACAGTGAGGAATGCCCCTCATCATTCCCTGAAGCCCAAGTTAACATGTTTAGTTTGATATGGATTcagaccaacagtcaaaaagacaaaaatgttgaGTTCACCATCATAGAAAACTagcaaatattaatatttgagaagctggtacCAGTGAATTTTTCTTTAACATAATTACTCAATGATTCATCTGTTATCTAAATTGCTGCCAGTTAATTTTCTCTCAAACGACTAATTTACAGATCAATTATTTCAGCTTTAGAGCAGTAGTTTGTCTCTGGATGTCTGGGATGTAAAGTGGGAGTCAGTAGGTGCCCATCACATCCCTCCACTGCTTTCTACACAGCTGACTTATAAGCGACTTGATTGTTGCTCTTTTATCCTCTTTACCACCTGATATAAGATGAAAATGAGCGACTTCCCTTTGAATGCCACAGTTGTGAGCTCTGACAATCACAGCTACCTCATGCAGAGACACTTACGCCAGTCTCTTATCTCCAGGAAAAGCCCTCTCAAAGCGCAGTCCATCAACTCGATCCTTAGTAGCAGAGATGTGGGCATGTTTTTCAGCCGACTGCACATTACTCCTCGCCTTGACAGAGCCACTTTCTTCAAGATGCTCTGCTGCAGACGATGTGACCCCTgcctccttcttctccctcttgaCATGTTGCTTTGCCGTCAGAGACTGTGGCTCAGTCTTCACCACTGTACCCGCCTCGTCGTCGGGAAACAGCACTCTGACAGGTTTCCTCCTCAGTCCGCGCACATACCGTTTTGATGCCACTACAACATCGTTTCCCCTCGTTAGAAAAGCACGTTGTTCTCTGGAGACAAGACATATCACGCTCCTCACATACGCTGCCATTTCGATCGCACGACGCTGAAGTTCGTTTCCGAGTCACCAGTTAAGGGGAAAGGTAAGGGGAGCTTAAGTTAAGGTAGTGAGCGACCTATTCTGTTTTTTGCACGTCTTACTGCTGTGAAAGGTTGTTAGACATTGTAGTTAAAGAACATTAGCGCTATTTGAAACCCACTTTCAAACTGGTGAAAACTTAATTTTATTTACGAAAGCGAGAAAGGGGGACTTTTTCTATACTATATTGGACACTGTCTAGATCAAAAACCGCAATTCCTAGACTTGGCAAATCTGGGCTAGATAATCCCAGATAAactaaaaacacagtttcagatttgtgaaatatttattctttttgttacaacacacatataaaaacagaaaatcggTTCGCTCAGTATTTTAAATCAAGGGTCCCTTGCTCTCGAATCAGAAACGTACTTCAGTGTAgcccatttcttcttctcttgtttaaGAGGACGGTGTATAAACGCAACCTGCCCTAATTACCGCCACCTGTTGTAAAGTAGCTGATATTACAGTTTACGCATCTAAAATTAATCTAGTTCCCTGAGTAATGTTAGGTATGTATTGTCCCAAAGAGGTTACCAACCTGGTGTTTACTGTATTCCCTTTTCAGTGATTTAAGTTAAAGTTGCGCCCAACTGTGACCTCGCGAGAGAAGGCGAAAGGATATGTTGGGTGATACCATTAACCTAAATGGCTAGGGGTGGCGAACTTagttttgttactttttattttgtgtaaagtTGTTGTGCTTGTCGTTAATGGTATTTCACTTAATTATATTGAATGGcactttaattttcaaaatgtgatATAATATTTAGGAGCTGTATTTCTAGTTAATTGCTGCTGCTTGTCCATTGGTATTTACATTTTACCAATCGACGACAGAAAAATCGATCATCAAGGAAGCTGAATCGCTGGCTGCACGGGTATCAATCGATCTGCAACACAGACAGCATAGACATCATAATATCTGACAGGAAACATGGCTTTAAGACGAGcgctgcattttgttttcaaagttGGTGACAGGACCAAAACAGCCACATTTTACCGAGATGTTTTGGGCATGAAGGTACTTTGTCTGAGCTTCTTTTAATAACGAGAAGTGACTTACGCCACTGGTTAACTTCCACTGTGTTGCACAACAATGTAGCTGCTAATTCCTCTACTGTCATATGACTGAgactgttttaaaaatgtgttctcATGCTAAATgcttttttgttaaaatgtcttcatcCAATTTAGGTTTTACGCCATGAAGAATTTGAAGAAGGGTGCAAAGCAACTTGCAATGGGTAGATATCAAATGCCTGGAGCTAACTGGACTTTGTACTAACACAGCTGGATAATACAGAGTTATACAGAGCTTTTAATAGCCTAATACTGACCACTGCACTCCTCCTGTCTACATACAGGCCCTACGATGGAAAATGGAGCAAGACAATGGTTGGCTTTGGTCCAGAAGATGACCATTTTGTTGCTGAACTGACATACAATTATGGGGTCGGAGAATATCAGCTTGGCAATGACTTCTTGGTGGGTGAGAGTTCATTTAGACActgcacagagaaagacaacatATACCTGTTACAGGAGCCTTGAAAAAGATATTATCATCCATGTGTTGGCTTTAGGGCCTCACTCTGCAGTCAAGCCAAGCTGTCAGCAATGCTAAACGTCTGGGATGGCCTCTCACAGAGGTA
The Seriola aureovittata isolate HTS-2021-v1 ecotype China chromosome 4, ASM2101889v1, whole genome shotgun sequence genome window above contains:
- the mrm3a gene encoding rRNA methyltransferase 3A, mitochondrial, which encodes MAAYVRSVICLVSREQRAFLTRGNDVVVASKRYVRGLRRKPVRVLFPDDEAGTVVKTEPQSLTAKQHVKREKKEAGVTSSAAEHLEESGSVKARSNVQSAEKHAHISATKDRVDGLRFERAFPGDKRLARLVSVARSRTFREHQGKILLEGKRLICDALNAGANPQMVFFSTVDRLRELPLNKLKRATLVKVKFEDIKIWSDLVAPQGVIAIFSRPDPSRLNFTNTDHSVPLSLICDNIRDPGNLGTMLRCAAAAGCHNVMLTKGCVDAWEPKVLRAAMGAHFRLPIYPSLDWDKIQNHLPKPVTVHVADSSCGPDRSRETEDLQVNMSHKPSKAGDYGWVSTRRSHSNVRYEDYDADSDFDSEDEGLSLPIVDTKLYHESWAQSPTALVIGGETHGLSLESVQLAEKTAGYRLFIPVVPDVDSLNSAMAASILLFEGRKQLLQLMQTSGRKWKSKVEGQFS